TTAGCTGGCTTAAAGTCCAGCTCGTGTATTActgttactattgttgttgttgccgtcatCACTGTTAACAGCAATGGGGCGTAGCTAACAGGTAAGTAGATACGCAAAGTCTATAGAGAGTAATGAAAAGAAACACAGAGGCCAACAGGTGGGGGCCCGCCCGCCGCCCCCTTTAGGAGTGGACGGTCGGAGGATCCTTCCCTGTGGCGCCTCAGGGGTGTGGAGGGCCGCTCAGGACGTGGCAGGACTCGCTTCCCGTCACGCCCGCCGCTTCCCGCCCCGCCAGTAGGCCAGTATCCCCGCAGCAGGACGAGACAGGCCAGCACGGCGCCGCGGCGTGTAGGGTGCGCCGCTCCTGATCGACCAAGAGGGCTTCCCCGGCCCCGCTAGGCTCCCGATGAACCTGGCGGCGACTTGCAGGTGGTGGCGGACCACCTGGGACCCCTCACCGCTGGCGAGGGTGGTGGCGGCGTCGCCGGGGGAAGCCACAGCCTGCCCCAACTGCGGGGCCCTACCCTGGGAAAGGACCTCGCCGTGCTGGGGGGGCCGCGGCTTCCTCGGTGGTGTGCCCCAACTGCGGGGCCCTATCCTGGGAAAGGACCTCGCCGTGCTGGGGGGGCCGCGGCTTCCTCGGTGGTGTGCCCCAACTGCGGGGCCCTACCCTGGGGAAGGGCCTCGCCGTGCTGGGGCTACCACGGCTTCCTCGGCGGCGTGCCCCAACTGCGGGGCCCTACCCTGGGGGAGGGCCTCACCGTGCTGGGGCTACCGCGGCTTCCTCGGCGGCCTCCACATCCTCGGCGGAACGGGGGTCTCGTCCTGGCCGGGAACGTCCCCCGCCGGGCCTCGTCCTCGCCCACAGTGTCCACCCCAGCCTGCAGGGTCTCGCCCAGGAGGGCGGCCCCACCATGGGGGGCGGGCTAACTGTGAGGCGCATCCTCGGCCTCGGGCGGGGGGTCCTCACCGTGCACAGGGGCACCACTAGCACCGTCCTGTCCTTACTGTCGGTTACCGCGGGGGCCACAGGGCCTCCAGGCGGAGGGGGCGGCCGGCTCCTCCACATTCCCCTTTAGCGCCACAGCCTCTTCTTGTTGGCCCTTTCGCTGGGCACAGCCGGCGTTTGCCGGCTAGCCACGGAGCGGACCATCCCCGAGCTGGCGCGCTCGAGTAGAGCAGCCCCAGCTCGGGCCTGAGCCACCCTCAAGGCCTGGGCGGATGGAGGGCGGGGTCGGGAGACGAAGTAAACACTGTACAGGACCATTATTTGCTTCCTGATGCATAAAAAAATTGATGCGTCTGAGGCGTGGCGCGGCGAGTGAAGTTTTGAGATGGTGGCACCAGCGATACGGCAACGGCAGGAATGGCGGCCATCCGCGCCCCTGAAGGCGTGCAACCACTGCaccctgactactactactactactactactatctactaggagacatgatcgagattaataaatggatgaagggctttaatgagggggatattcataaagttttcttggtaagagaaccgggtaggacacgtagtaatgagtttaaactggataaattcagattcaacagggacattggcaGAAAAttgtttactaacagagtggtggatgagtggaataaactgagtgccaatacaattgtcacattcaaaaataaattagatGAATTCATGGACTGTGATAATAGGTGGGGGTAGATTcgcgggagcttaggttcaaaggagctgccttctACAGGCCTAACGACCTCTTGCAGAAATCTAACCCCCATAAACAACAACCGAaacctaaaggaggaggaggagggacaagggcGTGGGACAAACACTACACCATGGATCTATTTAAccgaccccttctctctctacctcctcatcctccttccctctccctctttttcctcctcccttcctttccctctcccttccctccctccattacttctgctacacacacactcatacaggaccttatgtgtgtgtgtgtgtgtgtgtgtccgcgcgtTCAGGGTTGCCAGGTGTACGCAGGTGTGGCGGAAACaactcaacaaaacaaaaaaaacacaaaaaaaaacaaagagtacATTAAAATAACAATCAcaaaaacaaatcaacaaaactttaaaaaaaaacccCACAGAGTACATTAAAATaacaatcacaaaaaaataaattaacaaaactaataaaaaaaaacaatgaaagtaaataaaaaccacaaaaaaatgataaaacaacaaaaccaacATAACGATAGGACCTCCAACTTACCAAACCAAAGAAAACGCCCAAAAGGGAAGACTCAAGCGAAGGATGAAGTCAGGGTTAGGACGAGCAGGGAAAAATGGATGGAGCACAGCTGGGGCGGGCGAGGCGGAGACAGGTCACATGCCACCCCCGACACGCGCGACCTTTTCATCGCTCCTTGGACGAAAACTTAAGTGTGACTTCTTggcgtggagagagggagaggaggagagggaagtagaatGTGTGTGATGGTAAAAtatagaaagggggagggagaaggtaaagGGATGTAGAGAATGATagaagcagagggaaggagagggatagtAGAAtttaaaaagggaaggggagagggaaagggatagaagaaaggagacagaggaagggagagggagaggaatgtagaatggacgaggaggagaaggaaggagagggaggggatgttgaatggcggcggaggaaaaggaagggagcgtGATGGGGATGTTgactggacgaggaggagaaggaagggagagggagggggatgttgaatggaggaggaggaaaaggaagggagagggatggggatgttgaatggacgaggaggagaaggaagggagagggagggggatgttgaatggaggaggaggaaaaggaagggagagggagggggatgttgaatggaggaggaggaaaaggaagggagagggagggggatgttgaatggaggaggaggaaaaggaagggagagggagggggatgttgaatggagaggcagaggaagtgagagggagatggatgttgaatggaggaggaggagaaggaggaggtctttccttactaacctgttgtccttctacactaaagtaatcgaggcggtttaccgagatgaaaactatgacatattgtatctagatttcagtgaggcgttcgacaaagttccccatcaccgggtcctctgctctttattataTACATCAAtaacttggacacaggaattagtagtgatgtcagcaagttcgcagatgataccaagatcggtagagtaatccaatcagacagggacgctaccgtacTCCAGGATGATAATAGAGAAATGAACAACTACCATATCAAGACTGTGTGATCAGATACCCTAACAACACAACGACCCTTCCCGCGGCCTGGACAACAACTACCCCCCACAAACGACCGCAGACTGATGGACGACCCCTAGACCTGCTCCGAGAGGGGATCGAACACCGCAGGAGAGCCTTGCAATAGGGACAAGgcagaaaaacagaaggaacagAAACCTTATATAATAGTACTCCTgaaggtctgagagagagagagagagagagagagagagagagagagagagaggaggggaggggaacctATACATTACTGTTATTCACACCATCAGTACTACCACTATTGCCGCtgccactgttaccaccaccaccactactacgcaATCACCTACTATTAACGAACTACCGCcaccacaacaactactactactagtctactacatGATTCTTTTAGCTGGCTTAAAGTCCAGCTCGTGTAttactgttactgttgttgttgttgccgtcatCACTGTTAACAGCAATGGGGCGTAGCTAACAGGTAAGTAGATACGCAAAGTCTATAGAGAGTAATGAAAAGAAACACAGAGGCCAACAGGTGGGGGCCCGCCCGCCGCCCCCTTTAGGAGTGGACGGTCGGAGGATCCTTCCCTGTGGCGCCTCAGGGGTGTGGAGGGCCGCTCAGGACGTGGCAGGACTCGCTTCCCGTCACGCCCGCCGCTTCCCGCCCCGCCAGTAGGCCAGTATCCCCGCAGCAGGACGAGACAGGCCAGCACGGCGCCGCGGCGTGTAGGGTGCGCCGCTCCTGATCGACCAAGAGGGCTTCCCCGGCCCCGCTAGGCTCCCGATGAACCTGGCGGCGACTTGCAGGTGGTGGCGGACCACCTGGGACCCCTCACCGCTGGCGAGGGTGGTGGCGGCGTCGCCGGGGGAAGCCACAGCCTGCCCCAACTGCGGGGCCCTACCCTGGGAAAGGACCTCGCCGTGCTGGGGGGGCCGCGGCTTCCTCGGTGGTGTGCCCCAACTGCGGGGCCCTACCCTGGGAAAGGACCTCGCCGTGCTGGGGGGGCCGCGGCTTCCTCGGTGGTGTGCCCCAACTGCGGGGCCCTACCCTGGGGGAGGGCCTCGCCGTGCTGGGGCTACCACGGCTTCCTCGGCGGCGTGCCCCAACTGCGGGGCCCTACCCTGGGGGAGGGCCTCACCGTGCTGGGGCTACCGCGGCTTCCTCGGCGGCCTCCACATCCTCGGCGGAACGGGGGTCTCGTCCTGGCCGGGAACGTCCCCCGCCGGGCCTCGTCCTCGCCCACAGTGTCCACCCCAGCCTGCAGGGTCTCGCCCAGGAGGGCGGCCCCACCATGGGGGGCGGGCTAACTGTGAGGCGCATCCTCGGCCTCGGGCGGGGGGTCCTCACCGTGCACAGGGGCACCACTAGCACCGTCCTGTCCTTACTGTCGGTTACCGCGGGGGCCACAGGGCCTCCAGGCGGAGGGGGCGGCCGGCTCCTCCACATTCCCCTTTAGCGCCACAGCCTCTTCTTGTTGGCCCTTTCGCTGGGCACAGCCGGCGTTTGCCGGCTAGCCACGGAGCGCCGGACCATCCCCGAGCTGGCGCGCTCCAGTAGAGCAGCCCCAGCTCGGGCCTGAGCCACCCTCAAGGCCTGGGCGGATGGAGGGCGGGGTCGGGAGACGAAGTAAACACTGTACAGGACCATTATTTGCTTcctgatacataaaaaaattgatGCGTCTGAGGCGTGGCGCGGCGAGTGAAGTTTTGAGATGGTGGCACCAGCGATACGGCAACGGCAGGAATGGCGGCCATCCGCGCCCCTGAAGGCGTGCAACCACTGCaccctgactactactactactactactactatctactaggagacatgatcgagattaataaatggatgaagggctttaatgagggggatattcataaagttttcttggtaagagaaccgggtaggacacgtagtaatgagtttaaactggataaattcagattcaacagggacattggcaGAAAAttgtttactaacagagtggtggatgagtggaataaactgagtgccaatacaattgtcacattcaaaaataaattagataaattcatggacagtgataataGATGGGGGTAGATTcgcgggagcttaggttcaaaggagctgccttctACAGGCCTAACGACCTCTTGCAGAAATCTAACCCCCATAAACAACAACCGAaacctaaaggaggaggaggagggacaagggcGTGGGACAAACACTACACCATGGATCTATTTAAccgaccccttctctctctcttacctcctctcatccctctcccttccctctccctctttttcctcctcccttcctttccctctcccttccctccctccattacttctgctacacacacactcatacaggaccttatgtgtgtgtgtgtgtgtgtgtgtgtgtgtgtgtgtgtgtgtgtgtgtgtgtgtgtgtgtgtgtccgcgcgtTCAGGGTTGCCAGGTGTACGCAGGTGTGGCGGAAACaactcaacaaaacaaaaaaaacaaaaaaaacaaagagtacATTAAAATAACAATCACaaaaaacaaatcaacaaaactttttaaaaaaaaaacccacagagTACATTAAAATAAcaatcacaaaaaaaaattaacaaaactaataaaaaaaaccaatgaaagtaaataaaaaccacaaaaaaatgataaaacaacaaaaccaacATAACGAAAGGACCTCCAACTTACCAAACCAAAGAAAACGCCCAAAAGGGAA
The DNA window shown above is from Eriocheir sinensis breed Jianghai 21 chromosome 26, ASM2467909v1, whole genome shotgun sequence and carries:
- the LOC127003913 gene encoding translation initiation factor IF-2-like; the encoded protein is MGLDRAAARHRQSSASRCHKSLCLAHNILTGHRRSGALAGLPSVTYKRQNNPGPRRAGGAAASSVVCPNCGALSWERTSPCWGGRGFLGGVPQLRGPTLGKGLAVLGLPRLPRRRAPTAGPYPGGGPHRAGATAASSAASTSSAERGSRPGRERPPPGLVLAHSVHPSLQGLAQEGGPTMGGGLTVRRILGLGRGVLTVHRGTTSTVLSLLSVTAGATGPPGPRRAGGAAASSVVCPNCGALPWERTSPCWGGRGFLGGVPQLRGPTLGEGLAVLGLPRLPRRRAPTAGPYPGGGPHRAGATAASSAASTSSAERGSRPGRERPPPGLVLAHSVHPSLQGLAQEGGPTMGGGLTVRRILGLGRGVLTVHRGTTSTVLSLLSVTAGATGPPGPRRAGGAAASSVVCPNCGALSWERTSPCWGGRGFLGGVPQLRGPTLGEGLAVLGLPRLPRRRAPTAGPYPGGGPHRAGATAASSAASTSSAERGSRPGRERPPPGLVLAHSVHPSLQGLAQEGGPTMGGGLSVRRILGLGRGVLTVHRGTTSTVLSLLSVTAGATGPPGGGGGRLLHIPL